In Stenotrophomonas sp. 610A2, one DNA window encodes the following:
- a CDS encoding plasmid replication/partition related protein, which yields MDIIVNEELKAYIDPLTQDEHDALERSLLAEGCRDALVLWGDVLIDGHNRYGICSKHGIPFNTVQNTRFKSMDDVHLWMIEQHLGRRSVSDYQRGVLALRKRDILETRRRAEQEQLRRESEGEAGPSATADNDSPPWDPAPKLSKADLAREAKLSPSQVTMIEKIHDHATAEVIEAMRVGAISLSAAATVASLPEDEQRAAARGGKDELKQAAKRVRDAKRKPKAAREDADDEAQPLSMAEADGLDGNVDSAEVQALRQRVASLTAENQALRMELDALRARMLAAQAEEPIDA from the coding sequence ATGGACATCATCGTCAACGAAGAACTCAAGGCCTATATCGATCCGCTCACGCAGGACGAGCACGACGCGCTGGAGCGCAGTCTGCTGGCCGAGGGCTGCCGCGACGCGCTGGTGCTGTGGGGCGATGTGCTGATCGACGGCCACAACCGTTACGGCATCTGCTCCAAGCACGGGATCCCGTTCAACACCGTGCAGAACACCCGTTTCAAGTCGATGGACGACGTTCATCTGTGGATGATCGAGCAGCACCTTGGCCGTCGCAGCGTGTCCGACTACCAGCGTGGCGTGCTCGCCCTGCGCAAGCGCGACATCCTCGAAACCCGTCGCCGCGCCGAGCAGGAACAACTGCGCCGCGAGAGCGAAGGTGAGGCAGGGCCGAGCGCTACCGCCGACAACGACAGCCCGCCGTGGGACCCGGCGCCCAAGCTGTCCAAGGCCGACCTGGCCCGCGAAGCCAAGCTCAGCCCCAGCCAGGTGACGATGATCGAGAAGATCCACGACCATGCCACCGCCGAGGTGATCGAGGCGATGCGCGTGGGCGCAATCTCTCTCAGCGCCGCCGCCACCGTGGCCAGCCTGCCTGAAGACGAGCAGCGCGCAGCGGCGCGTGGTGGCAAGGACGAACTGAAGCAGGCCGCCAAGCGCGTGCGCGATGCCAAGCGCAAGCCCAAGGCTGCTCGCGAGGATGCAGATGACGAGGCACAGCCGCTTAGCATGGCCGAAGCCGACGGCTTGGACGGCAACGTCGACAGCGCCGAGGTGCAGGCCCTGCGCCAGCGTGTGGCCTCACTCACCGCCGAGAACCAGGCCCTGCGCATGGAACTGGATGCCCTGCGCGCACGCATGCTGGCCGCCCAGGCAGAAGAACCCATCGACGCTTGA
- a CDS encoding DUF3325 domain-containing protein, translating to MMLLALGLSFAAFAALSLAMEKHQLELHGKAAASTARMRLWRWLGWSLLTVAFALCVWRHGWALGPVWWLGAMTVAGLLLAFGLYPYRPRWIAPLAWALPVVGLAAATLL from the coding sequence ATGATGCTGCTTGCCCTGGGTTTGTCGTTCGCTGCGTTCGCCGCCTTGTCGTTGGCGATGGAGAAGCACCAGCTGGAGCTGCACGGCAAGGCCGCCGCCAGCACCGCGCGCATGCGGTTGTGGCGTTGGCTGGGTTGGAGCCTGCTGACGGTTGCGTTCGCGCTGTGCGTCTGGCGACACGGCTGGGCGTTGGGGCCGGTGTGGTGGCTGGGTGCAATGACGGTCGCCGGCCTGCTGCTGGCGTTTGGCCTGTATCCCTATCGCCCCCGCTGGATCGCGCCATTGGCGTGGGCGTTGCCGGTAGTGGGGCTTGCAGCAGCAACCCTGCTGTAG
- a CDS encoding DUF445 domain-containing protein, producing MAPQDDPRRAQLRRLKLYAVAMLLAMLAGFVVSHINGERGIWAWVGAFCEAATVGALADWFAVVALFRRPLNLPIPHTAIIPRNKERIADSLAVFVRDHFLEPEALLAKLKVFDPATRLGEWLAQPAQARMLAGMARGWAVQALDLLDEAAVRRSIQGFVVAQLRQWNAAGTAGELLGLLTADNRHQRVLDEGLTRVAHWLDNDKVRQQASALIVRYIRKEWPKLASTVDWVKPIDEIGDSLADRLARAGLEELQAILSQPEHPLRQDYAAWIADYIRRLREDPALAAKVDALKQQVIDHPAVQEYVQGLWQRVHDYLRTDLSREDSVLAGHLERSLGKLGTSIGNDPALRDALNQHMLAGAEKLTNRLRSGVTSHIAQTVKAWDEKKLVEQLELSVGRDLQYIRYNGTLVGGLIGLLLHALTGWLKF from the coding sequence GTGGCCCCGCAGGACGATCCGCGCCGCGCGCAGTTGCGCCGCCTCAAGCTGTACGCGGTGGCAATGCTGCTGGCGATGCTGGCAGGCTTCGTCGTCAGCCACATCAACGGCGAACGCGGTATCTGGGCGTGGGTTGGTGCCTTCTGTGAGGCGGCTACCGTTGGCGCGCTCGCCGACTGGTTTGCCGTGGTGGCACTGTTCCGGCGGCCACTGAACCTGCCGATTCCGCATACCGCCATCATCCCGCGCAACAAGGAACGCATCGCCGACAGCCTTGCAGTCTTCGTTCGCGATCACTTCCTGGAACCGGAAGCGCTGCTGGCCAAGCTGAAGGTATTCGACCCGGCCACCCGCCTGGGCGAATGGCTGGCACAACCGGCGCAGGCCAGGATGCTGGCAGGCATGGCGCGTGGCTGGGCGGTGCAGGCACTGGACCTGCTCGACGAAGCTGCCGTGCGCCGTTCCATCCAGGGCTTCGTCGTTGCCCAGTTGCGGCAGTGGAACGCAGCAGGAACCGCGGGTGAGCTGCTGGGCCTCCTTACCGCTGACAACCGCCATCAGCGCGTGCTCGATGAAGGCCTCACCCGCGTCGCCCACTGGCTGGACAATGACAAGGTGCGGCAACAGGCTTCGGCCTTGATCGTGCGCTATATCCGCAAGGAATGGCCGAAGCTGGCCAGCACCGTGGACTGGGTCAAGCCCATCGATGAGATCGGCGATTCACTGGCCGACCGGCTTGCACGTGCGGGACTGGAAGAGCTGCAGGCCATCCTCTCGCAGCCGGAGCATCCGCTGCGCCAGGACTACGCTGCATGGATCGCCGATTACATCCGCCGCCTGCGCGAAGATCCCGCCTTGGCCGCGAAAGTCGACGCGCTGAAGCAGCAGGTGATCGATCACCCGGCGGTGCAGGAATACGTGCAGGGTTTGTGGCAGCGCGTGCATGACTATCTGCGCACGGATCTGTCCCGCGAAGATTCGGTGCTGGCCGGTCATCTTGAACGCAGCCTGGGCAAGCTGGGCACCAGCATCGGCAACGATCCGGCCCTGCGCGACGCCTTGAACCAGCACATGCTGGCGGGCGCCGAAAAGCTGACCAATCGCCTGCGCAGCGGCGTCACCAGCCATATCGCGCAGACCGTGAAGGCATGGGACGAGAAGAAGCTGGTCGAACAGCTGGAGCTCAGCGTCGGCCGCGACCTGCAGTACATCCGCTACAACGGCACCTTGGTAGGCGGCCTGATCGGCCTGTTGTTGCATGCACTGACCGGCTGGCTGAAGTTCTGA
- a CDS encoding DUF5671 domain-containing protein: MASASPELETFVRDALMRGHSRQQVSSALLAAGWSEQQISGVLDGWAEVDFPLPVPRPRASLSAREAFAYLVLFSTLYFFAWNLGSLLFQLIQYALPDPADPDWQLVRLSGDIRWAISALVIAFPVFVFAAHRVSRDVDRHPIKRLSPVRRWLTYLTLFVAATVLIGDLTALVFNLLGGDLSLRFVLKVLVVGVIAGTVFGYYLWDLRQEEVES; this comes from the coding sequence ATGGCCTCGGCCTCTCCCGAACTTGAAACCTTTGTCCGCGACGCCTTGATGCGCGGACACAGCCGTCAGCAGGTCAGCAGCGCGCTGCTGGCCGCAGGCTGGAGCGAACAGCAGATCAGCGGCGTCCTCGACGGCTGGGCCGAGGTGGACTTCCCGCTGCCGGTGCCGCGCCCCCGCGCTTCCTTGTCTGCACGCGAAGCCTTCGCCTATCTGGTGTTGTTCAGCACGCTGTATTTCTTCGCATGGAACCTGGGCAGCCTCCTGTTCCAGTTGATCCAGTACGCCCTGCCTGACCCCGCCGATCCCGATTGGCAACTGGTGCGACTCAGCGGCGACATCCGCTGGGCGATCTCGGCACTGGTGATCGCCTTCCCGGTGTTCGTCTTCGCCGCTCACCGCGTCAGCCGCGACGTGGACAGGCATCCGATCAAACGGCTGTCGCCGGTGCGCCGCTGGTTGACCTATCTGACCCTGTTCGTCGCTGCCACCGTGTTGATCGGCGACCTTACTGCATTGGTCTTCAATCTGCTCGGTGGCGACCTCAGCCTGCGCTTCGTGCTGAAGGTGCTGGTGGTTGGCGTCATCGCCGGCACCGTGTTCGGTTACTACCTGTGGGACCTGCGCCAAGAGGAGGTCGAGTCATGA
- a CDS encoding TonB-dependent siderophore receptor, which yields MHRPRATTPLSLSLLSTALAVALAGNPAAARAEAPADNATTLDAVKVVAEGELPNSYTVKHASTATKLDLSLRQTPQSVTVITRQRLDDMGLFSLSDVMGQVTGVHVSVTDSERINYVSRGYNITNFQVDGMLNTFGGSIKTNTDNVIYERIEVVRGATGLTTGAGDPSGTISFVRKRPTDTVQMGANLTLGRWSNQRMEFDIGGPVAWDGRIRARAVAAKQQSDSFRDVYKLDKNVFYGIIQADVTDSTLLELGYEYQSPETSGVTWGVVPYWGVDGKPANLPRSTNMSASWSQWPIVEKTSFARIEQQLGAGWALKGSFTHADRETDGSVWYGANGFPRPDGTGVTAYLSHFAEQSTMDVFDVNVGGNFKLFGREHELVFGVGESLRKGEYPSITIPDYPDDYARVPDWRNWTGNIPELPIVRNGYLGSEDELKQRAAYVAARLQLADPLLAVAGARYSTWETKTWRYTYDTAGNRTGTTRTGYKPENTLTPYLGLIYDINKYFSAYASYTDIFQPQNYRDKNNSYLEPVVGDMWEAGFKAEFFDGLLNTSAAVFKGVKDNVAELDDSVPVNSLPDGSSAYRSTGKGNKVKGWEVEAQGSLGEHWNLSAGFAHTTTYSQAGVRQNTTTPVDTFRLNTSWRPGGAEGRFWLGGGATWQSEIWRNSSKPAADYLTSGRTVSARITQDSFYLLNLSAGYRFNENFSAQLNVNNLLDKEYFSNVGFYNGVYWGEPRNVLLTLRWKL from the coding sequence ATGCATCGCCCCCGTGCAACCACTCCGCTTTCGCTTTCACTGCTATCGACCGCCCTGGCCGTCGCTCTTGCTGGCAATCCCGCTGCTGCGCGCGCAGAAGCACCGGCCGACAACGCAACCACGCTGGATGCAGTGAAGGTCGTCGCCGAAGGCGAGCTGCCCAACTCCTATACCGTCAAGCACGCCAGCACGGCGACCAAGCTGGACCTGTCGCTGCGCCAGACGCCGCAGTCGGTGACGGTCATCACCCGCCAGCGCCTGGACGACATGGGCCTGTTCTCGCTGTCCGACGTGATGGGCCAGGTCACCGGCGTGCATGTCTCGGTCACCGACAGCGAGCGCATCAACTATGTCTCGCGCGGCTACAACATCACCAATTTCCAGGTCGATGGCATGCTCAACACGTTCGGCGGGTCGATCAAGACCAATACCGACAACGTGATCTATGAGCGCATCGAAGTGGTCCGCGGCGCCACTGGCCTGACCACCGGCGCAGGCGATCCGTCCGGCACCATCAGCTTCGTGCGCAAGCGCCCCACCGACACCGTGCAGATGGGCGCCAACCTCACGCTCGGCCGTTGGAGCAACCAGCGCATGGAGTTCGACATCGGCGGCCCGGTGGCCTGGGACGGCCGCATCCGCGCCCGCGCGGTCGCCGCCAAGCAACAGAGCGATTCTTTCCGCGATGTCTACAAGCTCGACAAGAACGTGTTCTACGGCATCATCCAGGCTGACGTCACCGACAGCACCCTGCTTGAGCTCGGCTACGAGTACCAGTCGCCAGAGACTTCCGGCGTGACCTGGGGCGTAGTGCCTTACTGGGGTGTGGATGGCAAGCCGGCCAACCTGCCGCGCTCGACCAACATGTCAGCCTCGTGGAGCCAGTGGCCCATCGTCGAGAAGACCAGCTTTGCCCGCATCGAGCAGCAGCTCGGCGCCGGTTGGGCATTGAAGGGCAGCTTCACCCACGCCGATCGTGAGACCGATGGCAGCGTCTGGTACGGCGCCAATGGCTTCCCGCGCCCGGATGGCACCGGCGTCACCGCCTACCTGTCGCATTTCGCTGAACAGAGCACCATGGATGTGTTCGACGTGAACGTCGGCGGCAACTTCAAGCTGTTCGGCCGCGAGCACGAGCTGGTGTTCGGCGTAGGCGAGTCCTTGCGCAAGGGCGAGTACCCGTCCATCACCATCCCCGACTATCCCGACGACTACGCGCGGGTGCCGGACTGGCGCAACTGGACCGGCAACATCCCGGAACTGCCGATCGTGCGCAACGGCTACCTGGGTTCGGAAGACGAGTTGAAGCAGCGCGCTGCCTATGTCGCCGCCCGCCTGCAGTTGGCCGACCCACTGCTCGCCGTCGCCGGTGCCCGCTACAGCACCTGGGAAACCAAGACCTGGCGTTATACCTACGACACCGCCGGCAACCGCACCGGTACCACCCGCACGGGTTACAAGCCGGAGAACACGCTTACCCCGTACCTCGGCCTGATCTACGACATCAACAAGTACTTCAGCGCCTACGCCAGCTATACCGACATCTTCCAGCCGCAGAACTACCGCGACAAGAACAACAGCTACCTGGAGCCGGTGGTCGGCGACATGTGGGAAGCCGGCTTCAAGGCTGAATTCTTCGATGGCCTGCTCAACACCTCGGCCGCTGTGTTCAAGGGCGTCAAGGACAACGTCGCCGAACTGGACGACAGCGTGCCGGTGAACTCGCTGCCCGATGGTTCCAGCGCCTACCGTTCCACCGGCAAGGGCAACAAGGTCAAGGGTTGGGAAGTGGAAGCACAGGGCAGCCTGGGCGAGCACTGGAATCTGTCGGCCGGCTTTGCCCATACCACCACCTACAGCCAGGCAGGCGTTCGCCAGAACACCACCACCCCGGTGGACACGTTCCGCCTCAACACCAGCTGGCGTCCGGGCGGTGCCGAAGGTCGCTTCTGGCTTGGCGGCGGTGCCACATGGCAGAGCGAGATCTGGCGCAACAGCAGCAAGCCCGCGGCCGACTACCTGACCAGTGGCCGCACCGTAAGTGCGCGCATCACCCAGGACTCGTTCTACCTGCTGAACCTGTCGGCGGGCTACCGCTTCAACGAGAACTTCAGCGCCCAGCTCAACGTCAACAACCTGCTGGACAAGGAGTACTTCAGCAACGTGGGCTTCTACAACGGCGTGTACTGGGGTGAGCCGCGCAATGTGCTGCTGACCCTGCGCTGGAAGCTCTAA
- a CDS encoding DUF3649 domain-containing protein — protein sequence MDSTPLASPWYTRLGSFFARPRLGVLSRSLAAIVGGYALAATCSMFFAVALPIARSQAVLTGMLVAIVLCACAALWAFATRSALRAWVGILIPTALFWLGTQWLGGAA from the coding sequence GTGGACAGCACGCCTCTCGCCAGCCCCTGGTACACCCGTCTTGGCAGTTTCTTCGCACGCCCCAGGCTGGGCGTGTTGTCGCGCTCGCTTGCCGCCATCGTCGGCGGCTATGCGCTGGCCGCCACTTGCTCGATGTTCTTCGCCGTGGCCTTGCCCATCGCCCGCAGCCAGGCCGTACTGACCGGCATGCTGGTCGCCATCGTGCTGTGCGCCTGCGCCGCATTGTGGGCATTCGCTACCCGCAGCGCGCTGCGTGCCTGGGTCGGCATCCTGATCCCAACCGCGCTGTTCTGGCTGGGTACGCAGTGGCTCGGAGGTGCAGCATGA
- a CDS encoding YqiA/YcfP family alpha/beta fold hydrolase: MSRGHCILSHGFESGPDATKVTALADVAERLGWSHERPDYTDLDARSEISRVGDVAARLQRLIERAAEKAGQGPLVLAGSSLGAYISAITSLQVPVAGLFLMVPPTTMGPMPALDAAAVPISVVHAWNDELIPAADVIAWAAERKARLLLVNDGHRLMRHVDASCQAFEALLRGL, encoded by the coding sequence ATGAGCCGCGGCCATTGCATTCTGTCGCACGGCTTCGAGAGCGGCCCGGACGCCACCAAGGTCACCGCGCTGGCCGATGTGGCCGAACGCCTGGGCTGGAGCCACGAACGTCCCGACTACACCGATCTGGATGCCAGAAGCGAGATCAGCCGGGTTGGCGATGTGGCGGCACGGCTGCAGCGGCTGATCGAGCGGGCAGCCGAAAAGGCCGGGCAGGGCCCGCTGGTGCTGGCCGGGTCCAGCCTGGGCGCCTATATCTCGGCGATCACCTCGCTGCAGGTGCCGGTAGCCGGGCTGTTCCTGATGGTGCCGCCGACCACGATGGGGCCGATGCCGGCGCTGGATGCCGCCGCGGTGCCGATCAGCGTGGTCCACGCCTGGAACGACGAGCTGATCCCGGCTGCCGATGTCATCGCCTGGGCCGCCGAGCGCAAAGCGCGGCTGCTGCTGGTCAACGACGGCCACCGCCTGATGCGGCATGTGGACGCTTCCTGCCAGGCCTTTGAGGCCTTGCTGCGCGGTTTGTGA
- a CDS encoding N-acetylmuramoyl-L-alanine amidase, producing MHLPPPIIAKPLPYEHQLAQRKLADIDLVVIHCTELPDLATAREYGERALYDNGSGNSGHYYIDRDGSIQQYIALDRVAHHVRGINPRSIGIELVNRGRWPNWFDSNNQIMSESYPEAQIAALVRLLEWLPQAVPSLRHIAGHEQLDTALEPASDDPSLSVQRKLDPGPMFPWELVLRAIDLQRMPD from the coding sequence ATGCACCTGCCGCCCCCCATCATTGCCAAGCCACTGCCATACGAACACCAGTTGGCGCAGCGCAAGCTCGCCGATATCGACCTGGTGGTGATCCACTGCACCGAGTTGCCGGACCTGGCCACGGCGCGCGAATACGGTGAACGTGCGCTCTACGACAACGGCAGCGGCAACAGCGGCCATTACTACATCGACCGCGACGGCAGCATCCAGCAATACATCGCACTGGACCGCGTCGCCCACCACGTGCGCGGCATCAACCCGCGCTCGATCGGCATCGAGCTGGTCAACCGTGGGCGCTGGCCGAACTGGTTCGACTCCAACAACCAGATCATGAGCGAGTCCTACCCCGAGGCGCAGATCGCCGCGCTGGTACGCCTGCTGGAATGGCTGCCGCAAGCGGTGCCCTCACTGCGCCATATCGCCGGTCATGAACAGTTGGATACCGCACTTGAGCCGGCCAGCGATGACCCCAGCCTCAGCGTGCAACGCAAGCTCGATCCGGGCCCGATGTTCCCTTGGGAATTGGTGCTGCGCGCCATCGACCTGCAACGCATGCCGGACTGA
- a CDS encoding PepSY-associated TM helix domain-containing protein has product MKNGFRQSMAWLHTWTGLLVGWLLLLIFMAGTASYYREEISRWMRPELPRSTVSADDAAGRALSFLQHKAPQAESWSVTLPDARNPAMRMFWRNPESMVKPPVEGEKRRRRGGGRFGDATVDPNTGNEVTARETRGGDFFYRLHFDLHYIPVIWARYIVGFCAMFMLVAIITGVITHKKIFKDFFTFRPQKGLRSWLDFHNVSAVMALPYHAMITYTGIVTLMFLYLPWGVKSAYPNDEDAFFSEAFARMAEVESPGQGTAVPVPIQQLMDSARKQWNGADIAGFTVYRPGAANAVVDIQQRDGKRLSIDTPSLRYDAVSGQLLEASPGAGGATQTRGVMYGLHLARFADWGLRALFFLSGLIGCLMVASGVVLWAVKERPKHAKSGKTGFGLRLVDALNIGAVAGLPIAFAAYFWGNRLLPVQLAERSDAEIKVFFYAWAASLLAAFIWPKRMMWAWQLYVGAALFALLPVVNAFTTQAHLGATIASGDWVLASFDLTMVAFGAMLAYCGWRMQHWQPPLSAAEKKRRQQAAVAAEASA; this is encoded by the coding sequence ATGAAGAACGGATTCCGCCAATCGATGGCGTGGCTGCACACCTGGACCGGCTTGCTGGTCGGTTGGTTGCTGTTGCTGATCTTCATGGCTGGCACCGCCAGCTATTACCGCGAGGAGATCAGCCGCTGGATGCGGCCCGAGCTGCCACGCAGCACGGTCAGTGCCGACGATGCCGCTGGCCGCGCGCTCAGCTTCCTGCAGCACAAGGCGCCGCAGGCCGAGAGCTGGAGTGTCACCCTTCCCGATGCCCGCAACCCGGCGATGCGCATGTTCTGGCGCAATCCGGAATCGATGGTCAAACCGCCAGTCGAGGGCGAGAAGCGTCGCCGTCGTGGCGGGGGGCGCTTTGGTGACGCCACCGTCGATCCCAATACCGGCAACGAAGTCACCGCACGCGAAACCCGCGGTGGTGATTTCTTCTACCGCCTGCACTTCGACCTGCATTACATCCCGGTGATATGGGCCCGCTACATCGTTGGCTTCTGCGCGATGTTCATGCTGGTGGCGATCATCACCGGTGTGATCACCCACAAGAAGATCTTCAAGGACTTCTTCACCTTCCGCCCGCAGAAAGGCCTGCGTTCGTGGTTGGATTTCCATAACGTCAGCGCAGTGATGGCCTTGCCGTACCACGCCATGATCACCTACACCGGCATCGTTACCTTGATGTTCCTGTACTTGCCATGGGGCGTGAAATCGGCCTATCCGAACGACGAGGACGCCTTCTTCAGTGAAGCCTTCGCACGCATGGCCGAAGTTGAATCACCGGGCCAAGGCACGGCGGTTCCCGTGCCGATCCAGCAACTGATGGACAGCGCGCGCAAACAGTGGAACGGCGCCGATATCGCAGGCTTCACCGTGTACCGCCCCGGCGCTGCCAATGCGGTGGTCGACATCCAGCAACGCGATGGAAAGCGCCTGTCGATAGATACGCCGTCGCTGCGCTATGACGCAGTCAGCGGCCAGTTGTTGGAAGCCAGTCCTGGTGCCGGTGGTGCAACGCAGACGCGCGGCGTGATGTATGGCCTGCACCTGGCGCGCTTCGCCGATTGGGGACTGCGTGCCCTGTTCTTCCTGTCCGGATTGATCGGCTGCCTGATGGTGGCCAGCGGCGTTGTGCTGTGGGCGGTGAAGGAGCGGCCCAAGCACGCCAAGTCCGGCAAGACCGGCTTCGGCCTGCGCCTGGTCGATGCCTTGAACATTGGTGCGGTCGCCGGCCTGCCGATCGCCTTCGCCGCGTATTTCTGGGGGAATCGATTGTTGCCGGTGCAGCTGGCCGAGCGCAGCGACGCCGAGATCAAGGTGTTCTTCTATGCATGGGCCGCATCACTGCTGGCCGCCTTCATCTGGCCCAAGCGGATGATGTGGGCATGGCAGCTGTATGTCGGCGCGGCGTTGTTCGCGCTGCTTCCGGTGGTCAATGCCTTCACCACACAGGCGCATCTTGGCGCGACCATTGCATCAGGTGACTGGGTATTGGCGAGCTTCGACCTGACCATGGTCGCCTTCGGCGCAATGTTGGCGTACTGCGGTTGGCGCATGCAGCACTGGCAGCCACCGTTGAGCGCTGCCGAGAAAAAACGCAGGCAACAGGCCGCAGTCGCGGCGGAGGCAAGCGCATGA
- the rlmKL gene encoding bifunctional 23S rRNA (guanine(2069)-N(7))-methyltransferase RlmK/23S rRNA (guanine(2445)-N(2))-methyltransferase RlmL: protein MNFFVSCAKGLEYLLADELLAMGLPRATATISGVNAEGELRDAQRVVLWSRLASRVLWPLQEFECPDENSLYQGVAAMPWDQHITPELTLSVDAHVSGTAITHARFAAQRVKDGVVDSLRDQGMERPSVNVEFPDVRINLSLRKGRATISIDLGGGPMHRRGWRMAQNDAPLKENLAAAVLLRANWPKIHAEGGGLLDPMCGSGTLLIEGALMAADVAPGLQRHGSIPPSRWRGFDQAQWKELMAEAREREQAGRAALKQVIHGSDIDPQAIRAAKENAEVAGVSEAIWFGVRDVADVQVPPQETGCVVCNPPYDERLAADTVLYRRIGDALKRAVPTWRASLLCGSADLAFATGLRAAKKYQMFNGAIECALIVCDPIAVPERENAGQPRELSEGAQMVANRLRKNLKKFKNWLNREGITCFRAYDADLPEYAAAIDVYREDGGKNRTFLHVQEYAAPATIPDVDVRRRRNELLNAAREVFQVPAEQVALKSRERGKGGSKYGRFEQRGEFILVRENNALLRVNLFDYLDTGLFLDHRPLRTHMAQEARGKRFLNLFCYTGVASVEAAVAGASSTTSVDLSGTYLQWCADNLALNGKGGSQHTLVQGDAMTWLEAEKNRYDVIFCDPPTFSNSARAEDFDIQREHVRLLRAAMDRLTSDGVLYFSNNFRRFKLDENAVAEFAICREISAQTIGPDFERNARIHRAWELRRV, encoded by the coding sequence GTGAATTTCTTTGTTTCCTGCGCCAAAGGCCTTGAATATCTGCTCGCCGACGAACTGCTGGCGATGGGCCTGCCGCGGGCGACCGCCACCATTTCCGGCGTCAATGCCGAGGGCGAACTGCGCGATGCGCAGCGCGTGGTGCTGTGGTCGCGCCTGGCCAGCCGCGTGCTGTGGCCGCTGCAGGAATTCGAGTGCCCGGACGAGAATTCGCTGTACCAAGGTGTTGCGGCGATGCCGTGGGACCAGCACATCACCCCGGAGCTGACCTTGTCGGTGGACGCACATGTGTCCGGCACCGCCATCACCCATGCACGGTTCGCCGCGCAGCGGGTCAAGGACGGCGTGGTCGACAGCCTGCGTGACCAGGGCATGGAGCGGCCGTCGGTCAATGTTGAATTCCCGGACGTGCGCATCAATCTGTCGCTGCGCAAGGGCAGGGCGACGATCTCGATCGACCTCGGCGGTGGCCCGATGCACCGTCGCGGCTGGCGCATGGCGCAGAACGACGCGCCGCTGAAGGAAAACCTGGCTGCCGCCGTGCTGCTGCGCGCCAACTGGCCGAAGATCCACGCCGAAGGCGGTGGTCTGCTCGACCCGATGTGCGGCAGCGGCACCTTGCTGATCGAAGGCGCCTTGATGGCCGCCGACGTGGCGCCGGGCCTGCAGCGTCATGGCAGCATCCCGCCGAGCCGCTGGCGCGGTTTCGACCAGGCGCAGTGGAAGGAGCTGATGGCCGAAGCGCGCGAGCGTGAGCAGGCCGGTCGCGCTGCGCTCAAGCAGGTCATCCACGGCAGCGATATCGATCCGCAGGCAATCCGTGCGGCCAAGGAAAATGCCGAAGTGGCTGGTGTCAGCGAAGCCATCTGGTTCGGCGTACGTGACGTCGCCGACGTGCAGGTGCCGCCGCAGGAGACCGGTTGCGTGGTCTGCAACCCGCCCTACGACGAGCGTCTGGCTGCCGATACCGTGCTGTACCGCCGTATTGGTGATGCACTCAAGCGGGCGGTGCCGACCTGGCGCGCAAGCCTGCTGTGCGGCAGCGCCGATCTGGCATTCGCCACCGGGCTGCGCGCGGCCAAGAAGTACCAGATGTTCAATGGCGCCATCGAATGTGCGCTGATCGTCTGTGATCCGATTGCGGTGCCTGAGCGTGAGAACGCCGGCCAGCCGCGCGAGCTCAGCGAAGGCGCGCAGATGGTGGCCAACCGCCTGCGCAAGAACCTGAAGAAGTTCAAGAACTGGCTGAACCGCGAAGGCATCACCTGCTTCCGCGCCTACGACGCCGATCTGCCGGAATATGCTGCGGCCATCGACGTATACCGCGAAGATGGTGGCAAGAACCGCACCTTCCTGCACGTGCAGGAATACGCGGCGCCGGCCACCATTCCGGATGTGGATGTGCGCCGCCGTCGCAACGAGCTGCTGAATGCTGCCCGCGAAGTGTTCCAGGTGCCGGCCGAGCAGGTAGCGCTGAAGTCGCGCGAGCGTGGCAAGGGCGGCAGCAAGTACGGTCGCTTCGAGCAGCGCGGCGAGTTCATCCTGGTGCGCGAGAACAACGCGCTGCTGCGCGTGAATCTGTTCGATTACCTGGATACTGGTCTGTTCCTCGACCACCGCCCGCTGCGTACGCACATGGCGCAGGAAGCACGCGGCAAGCGTTTCCTCAACCTGTTCTGCTACACCGGCGTGGCCAGCGTCGAAGCCGCCGTTGCTGGTGCATCCTCGACCACCAGCGTGGATCTGTCCGGTACCTACCTGCAGTGGTGTGCCGACAACCTCGCGTTGAACGGCAAGGGCGGCAGCCAGCACACCTTGGTGCAGGGCGACGCGATGACCTGGCTGGAGGCGGAGAAGAACCGTTACGACGTGATCTTCTGCGATCCGCCGACGTTCTCCAACTCGGCACGCGCCGAGGACTTTGATATCCAGCGCGAGCACGTGCGCCTGCTGCGTGCAGCGATGGATCGCCTGACGTCCGACGGCGTGCTGTATTTCTCCAACAACTTCCGTCGCTTCAAGCTGGACGAGAACGCGGTTGCCGAGTTTGCGATCTGCCGCGAGATTTCCGCACAGACCATCGGCCCGGATTTCGAGCGCAACGCCCGTATCCACCGCGCCTGGGAACTGCGCCGGGTCTAA